The Lycium barbarum isolate Lr01 chromosome 12, ASM1917538v2, whole genome shotgun sequence genome includes a region encoding these proteins:
- the LOC132621484 gene encoding UDP-glucose 6-dehydrogenase 3 — MVKICCIGAGYVGGPTMAVIALKCPSIEVAVVDISVPRITAWNSDQLPIYEPGLDDVVKQCRGKNLFFSTDVEKHVREADIVFVSVNTPTKTRGLGAGKAADLTYWESAARMIADVSKSDKIVVEKSTVPVKTAEAIEKILTHNSKGINFQILSNPEFLAEGTAIEDLFKPDRVLIGGRETPGGQKAIQALKDVYAHWVPEENIITTNLWSAELSKLAANAFLAQRISSVNAMSALCEATGANVSQVAYAVGKDSRIGPKFLNASVGFGGSCFQKDILNLVYICECNGLPEVAEYWKQVIKINDYQKSRFVNRVVASMFNTVSNKKVAILGFAFKKDTGDTRETPAIDVCKGLLGDKARLSIYDPQVQEDQIQRDLSMKKFDWDHPLHLQPMSPTTVKQVGVTWDAYEATKDAHAVCILTEWDEFKTLDYQRIYENMQKPAFIFDGRNVVNADKLREIGFIVYSIGKPLDAWLKDMPAVA, encoded by the coding sequence atggTGAAGATTTGCTGCAtaggagctggatatgttggtggccCCACCATGGCCGTCATTGCACTCAAATGTCCCAGCATTGAAGTGGCCGTTGTTGATATCTCTGTGCCTCGCATCACTGCCTGGAACAGTGACCAGCTCCCTATCTATGAGCCAGGCCTTGACGATGTAGTTAAGCAATGCCGGGGCAAGAACCTCTTCTTCAGCACAGATGTGGAGAAACATGTACGTGAGGCTGATATAGTTTTTGTTTCTGTCAACACTCCTACCAAGACAAGGGGTCTTGGAGCAGGCAAGGCTGCAGATCTTACTTACTGGGAGAGTGCAGCCCGTATGATTGCCGATGTCTCAAAATCTGACAAGATAGTTGTTGAGAAATCAACTGTTCCAGTAAAAACTGCTGAGGCAATTGAAAAGATTTTGACCCACAACAGCAAGGGAATTAACTTCCAGATCCTCTCAAACCCTGAATTTCTTGCAGAGGGTACTGCAATTGAAGACCTCTTTAAACCTGACAGGGTACTAATTGGAGGCCGGGAAACTCCAGGAGGCCAGAAGGCTATCCAAGCATTGAAGGATGTTTATGCTCATTGGGTTCCTGAAGAAAATATCATTACTACCAACTTGTGGTCCGCTGAGCTCTCAAAGTTGGCTGCCAATGCATTCTTGGCACAAAGAATCTCTTCTGTGAATGCCATGTCAGCTCTCTGTGAGGCTACAGGAGCAAATGTTTCACAGGTGGCATATGCTGTTGGTAAGGACTCAAGGATTGGTCCCAAGTTCCTCAACGCTAGTGTTGGTTTTGGCGGATCTTGCTTCCAGAAGGATATTCTGAACCTGGTTTACATTTGCGAGTGCAATGGTCTGCCTGAGGTTGCTGAATACTGGAAACAAGTTATCAAGATCAACGACTATCAGAAGAGTCGTTTTGTCAATCGCGTTGTTGCCTCTATGTTCAACACAGTCTCAAACAAGAAAGTTGCAATTCTAGGTTTTGCTTTCAAGAAGGACACTGGCGATACTCGTGAGACCCCTGCTATTGATGTATGCAAGGGACTGTTGGGGGATAAGGCTAGGTTGAGCATATACGATCCGCAGGTGCAAGAGGACCAAATCCAGAGGGACCTCTCGATGAAGAAGTTTGACTGGGATCATCCCCTTCACCTCCAGCCAATGAGTCCCACAACCGTGAAACAAGTCGGTGTTACTTGGGATGCCTACGAGGCAACAAAGGATGCCCATGCTGTTTGCATTCTCACAGAGTGGGATGAGTTCAAGACCCTTGATTACCAGAGGATATATGAAAACATGCAAAAACCCGCTTTCATTTTTGATGGCAGAAATGTTGTGAACGCTGACAAACTAAGAGAGATTGGCTTTATCGTCTACTCAATTGGTAAGCCGCTTGATGCCTGGCTTAAGGACATGCCTGCTGTCGCTTAA
- the LOC132621485 gene encoding zinc finger protein ZAT1-like, with translation MEETQEQKYMCKFCDKSCNSSRSLGGHMRGHLALISAAKKQKDSKMGSEEEEEVANHTLENFSISDGSMSQEKDNDININDGEDVDSIGYGLRENPRKSWRVSDLKRWSLKTTNLCKECGKEFPSMKALAGHLRTHSKKGTEKSHICEKCGKGFASMRALFGHMKVHSKRSRVEFDHQDSESKQSLSDFDTVICPIRKKRSKIKYNANPSFSGLNEPSSAISEVDEMLEAAKCLMMLASGVRDWDEYISISENAKSENVILDSETFHCANGIFDGYEKTYEIDEFSDRLMLINAEITKVCYSTEVQFENDPSTSVVMGDFSFLNSCSFKNAGVDFHPETNLLVSDVVSSQLESIDDSSVELGTIGVIRKSTEPIKSSKDHKCPICFKVFPSGQSLGGHKRAHYTGFTESRTKETVVKKLEDLADNHKSFDLNEPVNDVVDGGEKDVELKLWWVGSDDALMT, from the coding sequence ATGGAAGAAACACAAGAACAAAAGTATATGTGCAAGTTTTGTGATAAGAGTTGCAATAGTAGCAGGTCATTGGGAGGTCACATGCGTGGTCATTTAGCTTTGATTTCAGCTGCAAAGAAGCAGAAAGATAGCAAAATGGgttctgaagaagaagaagaagttgcaAATCATACCCTTGAAAATTTCAGCATTTCAGATGGTAGCATGAGTCAAGAAAAGGACAATGATATCAACATTAATGATGGTGAAgatgttgactcaattggttatGGTTTAAgagaaaatccaagaaaatcttGGAGGGTTTCTGATTTAAAGCGTTGGTCTTTGAAAACGACAAATCTCTGTAAAGAATGTGGTAAAGAATTTCCCTCCATGAAAGCTCTTGCAGGTCACTTAAGGACTCATTCAAAGAAAGGGACTGAAAAAAGTCATATTTGCGAGAAATGTGGGAAAGGGTTTGCTTCAATGAGGGCTCTTTTTGGTCACATGAAAGTTCACTCGAAAAGATCAAGGGTTGAATTTGATCATCAAGATTCTGAATCGAAACAGAGCTTATCGGATTTCGATACCGTTATTTGCCCTATTCGGAAGAAGAGATCAAAGATAAAATACAACGCAAACCCTTCTTTTTCTGGTTTGAATGAACCTTCTTCTGCAATTAGTGaagttgatgaaatgctagaagCTGCTAAGTGTTTGATGATGTTGGCATCCGGTGTTAGGGACTGGGATGAATACATTTCGATTTCGGAGAATGCTAAAAGTGAAAATGTCATTCTTGATAGTGAAACATTTCACTGTGCTAATGGAATTTTTGATGGTTATGAAAAGACTTATGAAATTGATGAATTTTCAGACAGGTTGATGTTGATCAACGCTGAGATCACAAAGGTCTGCTACTCTACTGAAGTGCAATTTGAGAATGATCCAAGTACATCAGTTGTAATGGGGGATTTTTCTTTTCTGAATTCTTGTTCATTCAAGAATGCAGGGGTTGATTTTCATCCAGAGACAAATCTTTTAGTATCTGATGTGGTTAGTTCCCAGCTTGAAAGCATTGATGATAGTTCAGTTGAATTGGGAACAATTGGAGTAATCAGGAAAAGTACTGAGCCTATCAAAAGTTCAAAGGATCACAAATGCCCAATATGCTTCAAGGTTTTTCCATCGGGTCAATCTTTGGGAGGGCACAAGAGGGCTCATTACACTGGATTCACTGAGAGCAGAACTAAAGAGACTGTGGTGAAGAAATTGGAGGACCTTGCTGATAATCATAAATCTTTTGATCTGAATGAACCTGTAAATGACGTGGTGGATGGCGGGGAAAAAGATGTTGAGCTCAAGCTTTGGTGGGTTGGAAGCGACGATGCGCTGATGACATAA
- the LOC132621733 gene encoding BAG family molecular chaperone regulator 8, chloroplastic encodes MASHHHYHHPCPTAAASTTICYCHSCHPTPTPYPQHPHPPPPNPHSTPPYTHYPAPPPHTPHFYASHPTPPPTYNPHTQCQCEPTHHFQESNHHYFQESNKLPDQQTDRIVTSLLRRIAALESSLSVRRSSSSSSRQTLRDAAARTIQAHFRAFLARRSRTLRQLKQLASIKTTLNILKSSVSAKTHFHTHTVSRRAMDLLVKLGSIQGDDQLIRDGKRSISKELTRFMKAINGVTVISRRIVKNVRNDNKARAFSSDPEMEIGTKNRNEAIDKFVASVNESEEEEEEEEHQKPRFSEVRKSGVLRGRDEGGLKPKHKKSVSFAENVNRQESYDAELELMRNLSKRVEKIGILSKDDAEVDEEEDGGGSSGSSDDEIMDPDCISRKDNGPYERRNVRDENENANENETESFLFSAPLPVKMEGRAADYISRKKGVKIVDN; translated from the exons ATGGCTTCTCACCATCACTACCACCACCCCTGCCCTACGGCCGCCGCCTCCACCACCATCTGTTACTGCCACTCTTgtcaccccacccccaccccatacCCTCAACACCCTCACCCTCCACCACCAAATCCACACTCCACTCCTCCTTATACCCACTACCCCGCACCCCCACCCCATACCCCTCACTTCTATGCTTCCCATCCAACCCCACCACCCACCTACAACCCCCATACCCAATGCCAATGTGAACCCACTCACCATTTTCAAGAATCCAATCATCACTATTTTCAAGAATCCAATAAATTACCTGACCAACAAACTGACCGCATTGTCACGTCACTTCTCCGTCGGATCGCCGCCCTAGAATCTTCCCTGTCCGTCCGGCGGAGCTCCTCCTCCTCTTCTCGTCAAACCCTACGCGATGCGGCGGCGCGTACTATTCAAGCGCACTTCAGAGCATTCCTTGCTCGTAGATCGAGAACCCTACGCCAACTAAAACAACTGGCTTCCATCAAAACAACTCTCAATATTCTTAAATCTTCTGTTTCTGCTAAAACCCATTTTCATACTCACACTGTTTCTCGCAGAGCTATGGATTTACTTGTTAAGCTTGGCTCGATTCAG GGCGATGATCAATTAATTAGAGATGGTAAAAGGTCAATAAGCAAGGAACTGACTCGATTTATGAAGGCAATTAATGGGGTTACGGTAATTTCAAGGAGAATAGTGAAAAATGTGAGAAATGACAATAAAGCTAGAGCTTTTTCCAGTGATCCCGAGATGGAAATTGGCACGAAGAATCGCAACGAAGCGATTGATAAATTTGTTGCATCTGTAAATGAATctgaagaggaagaggaagaggaggagcACCAAAAGCCTAGATTTTCTGAGGTCAGAAAATCTGGGGTTTTAAGAGGTAGGGATGAAGGTGGGCTTAAACCCAAACATAAGAAATCTGTGAGCTTTGCAGAGAATGTGAATCGGCAAGAATCATATGATGCTGAGTTAGAGCTGATGAGAAACCTTAGCAAAAGAGTTGAAAAAATCGGAATTTTATCCAAAGATGATGCCGAAGTTGATGAGGAAGAAGATGGAGGAGGGTCTAGTGGGAGTAGTGATGATGAAATAATGGATCCAGATTGTATTTCAAGAAAAGATAATGGTCCTTATGAAAGGAGGAATGTGAGAGATGAGAATGAGAATGCGAATGAAAATGAAACTGAGAGTTTCCTGTTCTCAGCACCATTGCCTGTGAAAATGGAAGGTAGAGCTGCTGATTATATCAGCAGGAAAAAGGGTGTCAAAATAGTTGACAATTGA
- the LOC132621732 gene encoding pentatricopeptide repeat-containing protein At5g39350: protein MNVPSLPLSKKLTHLKRVIETTTTPEQCKSLLEYCAKTKSLRTTNVVHAHTITLGLLQSHLLSLLTAAYALCGHTSYASKVFDELPQRTLLSYRSMIRMYTQKGFPNFALKLFGEMLRSDKHKPDRHTFPYVIRACSDLFLLQQGVAIHGLTVISGYMWDTFVGNSLLSMYMSCGDKESARRVFDAMQARTVVTWNTMISGYCRNDSPKEALMIYRRMEDDGVEADCATVLSVLPACGSLKDFKMGREIHSLIKEVGFWDNLSIRNAVVDMYIKCGRVDEARLVFEKMSDRDVVTWTTMIHGLILDGDINNALWFSQMMQLEGVKPNAVTLASLLAACASLPHLRLGKCLHGWAIRQDLQADVNVETGLIDMYAKCDCFRLGYQVFAKTSKKRTVPWNAILSGCLHNELAREAIELFKFMLSEAVKPNDATLKSVLPAFAIEADLRQALSIHSYLVRSGFITRTEVATGLVDIYSKCGNLDNGHKIFNGIPKKERDIILWSTLIAGYGMHGHGEISLSLFNEMVQSGVKPNEVTFTSVLHACGHAGLVDEGLCLFNFMLKNHSDSLRRDHYTCMVDLLGRAGRLEEACELIKTMTFEPSHAIWGALLGACVIHGNVELGELAARWLFKLEPENTGNYILLGKIYSAVGRWKDAENVRLLMNEVGLVKTPAQSVIG from the coding sequence ATGAATGTCCCATCTCTACCATTGTCCAAAAAATTGACGCACCTTAAACGAGTCATTGAAACAACTACCACACCAGAACAATGCAAGTCTCTCTTAGAATACTGCGCCAAAACCAAATCTTTAAGAACCACCAACGTAGTCCATGCCCATACCATTACCCTTGGCCTCCTTCAATCCCATTTGCTTTCTCTCCTTACAGCAGCATATGCACTCTGTGGTCACACTTCTTACGCTAGCAAGGTGTTCGATGAATTGCCTCAACGAACTTTGCTGTCATACAGGTCCATGATAAGAATGTACACCCAAAAGGGGTTCCCTAATTTTGCACTTAAACTCTTTGGGGAAATGCTTCGATCAGATAAACACAAACCTGACAGGCATACATTTCCGTATGTTATTAGGGCGTGTAGTGATTTGTTCTTACTTCAGCAAGGGGTTGCTATTCATGGATTAACTGTTATAAGTGGTTATATGTGGGATACTTTTGTGGGAAATTCACTATTGTCCATGTATATGAGTTGTGGAGATAAAGAGAGTGCTAGGAGGGTCTTTGATGCAATGCAGGCGCGAACCGTTGTGACCTGGAACACTATGATCAGTGGGTATTGCAGAAATGATAGTCCCAAAGAGGCCCTAATGATTTACAGGAGAATGGAAGATGATGGCGTTGAAGCTGATTGTGCCACTGTGCTTTCCGTGTTGCCTGCGTGTGGGTCGCTGAAGGACTTTAAGATGGGTAGAGAGATTCACTCGCTGATCAAAGAAGTAGGTTTTTGGGACAATTTGTCTATTCGAAATGCTGTCGTTGATATGTACATTAAATGTGGTAGAGTTGATGAGGCAAGGTTGGTTTTTGAGAAGATGAGTGATAGAGATGTGGTGACTTGGACTACAATGATCCACGGGCTCATTTTAGATGGCGACATAAACAATGCACTATGGTTTTCTCAAATGATGCAGCTTGAAGGTGTAAAGCCGAATGCAGTAACTCTGGCATCCCTTCTTGCTGCATGTGCTAGTTTGCCTCATTTGAGGCTTGGTAAATGCCTGCATGGCTGGGCTATCAGGCAGGACCTTCAAGCTGATGTTAATGTAGAAACTGGCCTTATTGACATGTATGCTAAATGCGATTGTTTTAGACTTGGCTATCAGGTGTTTGCAAAGACTAGCAAGAAGAGGACTGTCCCATGGAATGCCATTTTGTCTGGGTGCCTTCATAATGAGCTTGCAAGAGAAGCGATAGAGCTTTTCAAGTTCATGTTGTCAGAGGCTGTCAAACCTAATGATGCAACCCTGAAAAGTGTACTTCCTGCATTTGCCATTGAAGCTGATCTTAGGCAAGCGTTGAGCATACACAGCTATCTCGTAAGATCCGGATTTATTACAAGAACTGAGGTAGCTACTGGTTTAGTTGATATATACTCCAAATGTGGAAACTTAGATAATGGTCACAAGATCTTCAATGGGATACccaagaaagaaagggacatAATTTTGTGGAGTACGTTAATAGCTGGTTATGGGATGCATGGGCATGGCGAGATTTCTTTGTCACTTTTTAATGAGATGGTGCAATCTGGGGTCAAACCTAACGAAGTCACTTTCACCTCGGTTTTGCATGCTTGCGGTCATGCTGGTTTGGTGGATGAGGGTCTTTGTTTGTTTAATTTCATGCTTAAAAATCACTCTGATAGTCTTAGAAGAGATCATTATACCTGTATGGTTGATCTTCTTGGTCGGGCTGGCCGACTTGAGGAAGCATGTGAACTTATTAAAACTATGACTTTTGAACCAAGTCATGCCATCTGGGGGGCACTACTTGGTGCCTGTGTGATCCATGGAAATGTGGAACTTGGAGAATTGGCTGCAAGGTGGCTATTTAAGCTGGAGCCAGAGAACACAGGAAATTATATACTGTTGGGAAAGATCTATTCTGCAGTTGGAAGATGGAAAGATGCAGAGAATGTGAGACTTCTGATGAATGAAGTTGGACTAGTTAAGACGCCTGCTCAAAGTGTCATTGGGTGA